Proteins co-encoded in one Aggregicoccus sp. 17bor-14 genomic window:
- a CDS encoding response regulator: MLTHSVGDQTDRNETLLVVDDDPDVRDLTAEILRERGYRILEAGSGEEAVRLAADYPRPIHLLLTDVLMPRMDGPTLAQRLLERRPGLKVLFMTGFSGRALSDDGELPHGTEVLSKPFTFDDLTGRVREVLGPDA, translated from the coding sequence ATGCTCACCCACTCGGTCGGAGACCAGACAGACAGGAACGAGACCCTGCTCGTCGTGGACGACGATCCGGACGTGCGGGATCTGACCGCGGAGATCCTCCGCGAGCGCGGCTACCGCATCCTCGAGGCGGGCAGCGGCGAAGAGGCCGTGCGCCTCGCGGCGGACTACCCGCGCCCCATCCACCTGCTGCTCACCGACGTGCTCATGCCGCGCATGGACGGCCCCACGCTCGCTCAGCGGCTGCTCGAGCGCCGCCCCGGTCTGAAGGTGCTCTTCATGACGGGCTTCAGCGGGCGGGCCCTCTCGGACGACGGGGAGCTGCCGCACGGCACCGAGGTGCTCTCCAAGCCCTTCACCTTCGACGACCTCACCGGCCGCGTCCGGGAGGTGCTGGGGCCGGATGCATGA
- a CDS encoding ABC transporter permease, with the protein MLTFAYDNFRLALGTFLGNPLRSVLTLLGIVIGVTTVVSMMAMIEGLRIKVSTDLSDLGANSFQIQKMPRGFGRFDFEKLSKRPNLTLDDRAAILSLPDILTAAGEDSEGGQKISTAERETQNGVSVWAITPEGFQTNAVSLETGRAFSDAEYLDGRRVTVLGADVIDRLFPGADPLGQDVRIKGRTFRVVGTLKRRGSFLGGGSMDNQVVIPLSTFYPLYGQNRSVFISIRAQSGEVMQRAQDEVVQLMRRRRGLKPDQEDNFALFSNESSTEMFNNISRVISAASFGVCLLSLVVGGIGILNIMLVSVTERTREIGIRKALGARKRRILAQFATEAVMLSLVGGVLGVLLGYFLAFLARWMMGLPATVPAWAVGVSLLMSSVVGLGFGIYPAARAAKLDPVEAMRVE; encoded by the coding sequence ATGCTCACCTTCGCCTACGACAACTTCCGTCTCGCCCTGGGGACCTTCCTCGGCAACCCCTTGCGCTCGGTGCTCACGCTGCTGGGCATCGTCATCGGGGTCACCACCGTGGTCTCGATGATGGCGATGATCGAGGGGCTGCGCATCAAGGTGAGCACGGACCTCTCGGACCTGGGCGCCAACTCCTTCCAGATCCAGAAGATGCCGCGCGGCTTCGGGCGCTTCGACTTCGAGAAGCTCTCCAAGCGCCCCAACCTCACGCTGGACGACCGCGCCGCCATCCTCAGCCTGCCGGACATCCTCACGGCGGCGGGCGAGGACAGCGAGGGCGGGCAGAAGATCTCCACCGCCGAGCGCGAGACCCAGAACGGCGTGAGCGTGTGGGCCATCACCCCGGAGGGCTTCCAGACCAACGCGGTGTCCCTCGAGACGGGCCGCGCCTTCAGCGACGCCGAGTACCTGGACGGCCGGCGCGTGACGGTGCTGGGCGCGGACGTCATCGACCGGCTCTTCCCCGGCGCGGACCCGCTGGGCCAGGACGTGCGCATCAAGGGCCGCACCTTCCGCGTGGTGGGCACGCTCAAGCGCCGCGGCTCCTTCCTCGGCGGCGGGAGCATGGACAACCAGGTGGTCATCCCGCTCTCCACCTTCTACCCGCTCTACGGCCAGAACCGCTCGGTGTTCATCAGCATCCGCGCCCAGAGCGGGGAGGTCATGCAGCGCGCCCAGGACGAGGTGGTGCAGCTGATGCGGCGGCGGCGCGGGCTGAAGCCGGACCAGGAGGACAACTTCGCGCTCTTCTCCAACGAGAGCAGCACGGAGATGTTCAACAACATCTCGCGGGTCATCAGCGCGGCGAGCTTCGGGGTGTGCCTGCTGTCGCTCGTGGTGGGCGGCATCGGCATCCTCAACATCATGCTGGTGAGCGTGACGGAGCGGACCCGGGAGATCGGCATCCGCAAGGCGCTGGGCGCGCGCAAGCGGCGCATCCTCGCCCAGTTCGCCACCGAGGCCGTGATGCTCAGCCTGGTGGGCGGCGTGCTCGGCGTGCTGCTCGGCTACTTCCTCGCCTTCCTCGCCCGCTGGATGATGGGGCTGCCGGCCACCGTGCCCGCCTGGGCCGTGGGCGTCTCGCTGCTGATGAGCTCGGTGGTGGGCCTGGGCTTCGGCATCTACCCGGCGGCGCGCGCCGCGAAGCTGGATCCCGTGGAAGCGATGCGCGTGGAGTAG
- a CDS encoding PAS domain S-box protein, protein MSARAAQHKALPLGLVLLGGLVALASSLGAGAGTGLRSPLAGPLLALAVALLLWGAWGLRREQEAAPRLADEPAPEAPRTAEAPEALLPARAPEALEALDALQEAPLLLVTCDGRGRVVLAEGEALRVPPRRLVGQPAAGLMELLPWLAASAPRALRGERFTEVVEEEAEGGPRVLELRFRPRRDSGGRPAGFLVVGTDVTARQRREQELAEDKARQRLLLEQLPAVLWTTDERLRLTSVQGTALASLGLDAQGLMERRVGEGLLDGAALRPLRAQHRRALNGEHVSSEVNVQGRTFRVVLEPLPGAGGRGPGVLGLAHDVTDFKRSERELRSSRADLSALLENTQDALWSVDREGRVVVANSFFRELARDAFDVELRPGSAFPEMLRAQHPEAAQRWEALYARARAGEHVTDEQEYVVDGRRRAYLVSLYPIRDGGEIVGVSGFSKDVTLRRRAEEALRQSEERFSRIFHAAPLPILLATLHDGRVLDVNDSFVEASGYSRAELLGHTTRELSLWMEPQEREELISVLRREGRLVQREMHLRRKSGEQRVVLASFVQVRLLGEDCVVALAEDITEHQQLEERVRQVAKMEAVGQLAGGVAHDFNNLLTVILSHCERLQRLGGGNRTVEGSARQIQRAAARAAGLTRQLLAFGRKQMLRPVVLDASSALWELGPALRALLGEGIRLDYRLDLEAGSIRVDPMQLEQVLVNLAANARDAMPHGGQLALVTSHAEAGAREGLPEGDYVVLEVQDSGEGMSEEARSHLFEPFFTTKGLGEGSGLGLPAVYGIVRQSGGHVRVDSAPGQGTTFRLYFPRLAAPAPRAAAAPEAVLVIEREPELRALVQRVLEGEGFTVLPAHDAADAEARLRAHRGRVALAVADLDEAERERLSAQLAALRPGLRLMSLHARAPQGPPPAHDGVATASAAPAGVATSLDALPREVRRALGDELTGGAPAPNGRTKPLLH, encoded by the coding sequence ATGAGCGCGCGTGCGGCGCAGCACAAGGCGCTCCCGCTCGGACTCGTCCTGCTGGGAGGGCTGGTGGCATTGGCCAGCTCCCTGGGGGCGGGGGCCGGAACGGGCCTGCGCTCGCCGCTCGCGGGACCCCTGCTCGCGCTCGCGGTGGCGCTGCTGCTCTGGGGGGCCTGGGGGCTGCGCCGCGAGCAGGAGGCCGCGCCCCGGCTCGCCGACGAGCCCGCTCCCGAGGCGCCGCGCACCGCTGAAGCACCGGAAGCCCTGCTGCCCGCGCGCGCCCCCGAGGCGCTCGAGGCGCTCGACGCGCTGCAGGAGGCGCCGCTGCTGCTGGTCACCTGCGACGGCCGGGGCCGCGTGGTGCTCGCGGAGGGCGAGGCGCTGCGCGTCCCGCCCCGGCGCCTGGTGGGCCAGCCGGCCGCGGGGCTGATGGAGCTGCTGCCCTGGCTCGCGGCGAGCGCGCCGCGGGCGCTGCGCGGCGAGCGCTTCACCGAGGTGGTGGAGGAGGAGGCGGAAGGGGGCCCGCGGGTGCTGGAGCTGCGCTTCCGGCCCCGCAGGGACTCGGGCGGCCGCCCCGCGGGCTTCCTCGTGGTGGGCACCGACGTGACGGCGCGCCAGCGCCGCGAGCAGGAGCTCGCGGAGGACAAGGCCCGCCAGCGCCTGCTGCTCGAGCAGCTGCCCGCGGTGCTGTGGACGACGGACGAGCGGCTGCGGCTCACCAGCGTGCAGGGCACGGCGCTCGCCTCGCTGGGGCTGGATGCGCAGGGCCTGATGGAGCGGCGGGTGGGGGAGGGGCTGCTGGACGGCGCCGCGCTGCGCCCCCTGCGCGCCCAGCACCGGCGCGCGCTCAACGGCGAGCACGTGAGCTCCGAGGTGAACGTGCAGGGGCGCACCTTCCGCGTGGTGCTCGAGCCGCTGCCGGGCGCGGGCGGGCGGGGCCCTGGCGTGCTGGGGCTCGCCCACGACGTGACGGACTTCAAGCGCAGCGAGCGCGAGCTGCGCAGCTCGCGCGCGGACCTGAGCGCGCTGCTCGAGAACACGCAGGACGCGCTCTGGTCGGTGGACCGCGAGGGGCGCGTGGTGGTGGCCAACAGCTTCTTTCGCGAGCTCGCGCGCGACGCCTTCGACGTGGAGCTGCGCCCCGGCAGCGCCTTCCCCGAGATGCTGCGCGCCCAGCACCCGGAGGCCGCCCAGCGCTGGGAGGCGCTGTATGCGCGCGCCCGCGCCGGCGAGCACGTGACGGACGAGCAGGAGTACGTGGTGGACGGGCGGCGGCGCGCCTACCTCGTCTCGCTCTACCCCATCCGCGACGGCGGCGAGATCGTGGGGGTGAGCGGCTTCAGCAAGGACGTGACGCTGCGCCGGCGCGCCGAGGAGGCGCTGCGCCAGAGCGAGGAGCGCTTCAGCCGCATCTTCCACGCCGCGCCCCTGCCCATCCTGCTCGCCACGCTGCACGACGGGCGCGTGCTGGACGTGAACGACAGCTTCGTGGAGGCGAGCGGCTACTCCCGCGCGGAGCTGCTGGGCCACACCACGCGCGAGCTCTCGCTGTGGATGGAGCCGCAGGAGCGCGAGGAGCTGATCAGCGTGCTGCGGCGCGAGGGGAGGCTCGTGCAGCGCGAGATGCACCTGCGGCGCAAGAGCGGCGAGCAGCGCGTGGTGCTCGCCTCCTTCGTGCAGGTGCGCCTGCTGGGCGAGGACTGCGTGGTGGCGCTCGCCGAGGACATCACCGAGCACCAGCAGCTCGAGGAGCGGGTGCGGCAGGTGGCGAAGATGGAGGCGGTGGGACAGCTCGCGGGCGGCGTCGCGCACGACTTCAACAACCTGCTCACCGTCATCCTCAGCCACTGCGAGCGCCTGCAGCGCCTCGGCGGGGGCAACCGCACCGTGGAGGGCTCGGCGCGGCAGATCCAGCGCGCGGCCGCGCGCGCCGCGGGGCTCACGCGGCAGCTGCTCGCCTTCGGGCGCAAGCAGATGCTGCGCCCGGTGGTGCTGGATGCGAGCAGCGCCCTGTGGGAGCTGGGCCCCGCGCTGCGCGCGCTGCTGGGTGAGGGCATCCGGCTCGACTACCGGTTGGATCTCGAGGCGGGCAGCATCCGCGTGGACCCGATGCAGCTGGAGCAGGTGCTGGTGAACCTCGCGGCCAACGCCCGCGACGCCATGCCCCACGGCGGCCAGCTCGCGCTCGTCACCTCCCACGCGGAGGCCGGCGCGCGCGAGGGGCTGCCCGAGGGCGACTACGTGGTGCTCGAGGTGCAGGACAGCGGCGAGGGGATGAGCGAGGAGGCGCGCAGCCACCTCTTCGAGCCCTTCTTCACCACCAAGGGCCTGGGCGAGGGCAGCGGCCTCGGGCTCCCCGCGGTGTACGGCATCGTGCGCCAGAGCGGCGGCCACGTGCGCGTGGACAGCGCCCCCGGGCAGGGCACCACCTTCCGCCTCTACTTCCCCCGCCTCGCCGCGCCCGCGCCCCGCGCCGCCGCGGCCCCCGAGGCCGTGCTGGTCATCGAGCGCGAGCCGGAGCTGCGCGCCCTCGTGCAGCGGGTGCTGGAGGGGGAGGGCTTCACGGTGCTGCCCGCGCACGACGCGGCGGACGCCGAGGCCCGCCTGCGCGCGCACCGGGGCCGGGTGGCGCTCGCGGTCGCGGACCTGGACGAGGCGGAGCGCGAGAGGCTCTCCGCGCAGCTCGCCGCGCTGCGGCCCGGGCTGCGCCTGATGTCCCTGCACGCGCGCGCGCCGCAGGGGCCGCCCCCTGCGCACGACGGCGTGGCGACCGCCAGCGCGGCTCCGGCCGGCGTGGCCACGTCGCTGGACGCGCTGCCGCGCGAGGTGCGCCGCGCGCTGGGAGACGAGCTCACGGGAGGG